The Pseudodesulfovibrio sediminis genome includes the window AAATGCTGTACATATTCATGTTGGGACGCCTGGTGAGCGGCATGCCCGGCTTGATATGCTCATCTGCCACGGCACGGATATCGGCCATGGATTTGGCCCCGAGAAATCGGGTCTGCAGACTGTGACCGTATTTGAAATTGGCCGCAAAATAAATGGTGAAGAGCCGATACCGCTTCAAGGCGCGAATGGGGTCATAGTAATGATCAAGCAGATCGGCCAGCCGCAGGGCGTAGTCACGAAAGGCGCTTGCAGACGGCTCGAAGCCGGCGGTCCACTCGGCAAACAGCCAGGGCCGGGCCATGGCCATGCGGCCAATGGACACGCCGTCACACCCGGTCTTGTCGAGCATGGACAGACACTCTTCAGGGAGGACCACATCGCCATTGCCGAAGACCGGAATGGACACGGCTTCCTTGATAACGCGGATATGGTCGATGGCCGGTGGTCGGGTCCGCTTGTCCGGTGCCACACGGGGATGAAAGACAAGGCAGTCCACACCAGCGGCCTCGAATTGCTGCGCCAGCGCCACGGCAGGCCCGACATCCGGGGTCCAGCCCGTACGGAACTTGACGAACAGCGGGATGGATACCTCTTTGCGCACCGCCTCGACAGCGGCCAGCGCCGCGACCGGATCCTTGAGCAGGGCTGCCCCGGAGTTGCGCTTCACAACCCCGGATGCCGAACACCCCATGTTGATATCTATGCCGAAGAATCCCTCGTCCTCCACACGCCGAGCCGCCGGTATCAGTTCCTCAGGGGTGGCGCCCACTATCTGGCAGACCAG containing:
- a CDS encoding tRNA dihydrouridine synthase, with amino-acid sequence MSERPSLDERLNRPLSIGGKPVANRLWLAPMAGLGHIAYRRLLDEYGGCGLMFTEMCSAKAVPTENRTVSPVFRWRDEELPRLVCQIVGATPEELIPAARRVEDEGFFGIDINMGCSASGVVKRNSGAALLKDPVAALAAVEAVRKEVSIPLFVKFRTGWTPDVGPAVALAQQFEAAGVDCLVFHPRVAPDKRTRPPAIDHIRVIKEAVSIPVFGNGDVVLPEECLSMLDKTGCDGVSIGRMAMARPWLFAEWTAGFEPSASAFRDYALRLADLLDHYYDPIRALKRYRLFTIYFAANFKYGHSLQTRFLGAKSMADIRAVADEHIKPGMPLTRRPNMNMYSI